In a single window of the Ignavibacteria bacterium genome:
- a CDS encoding NAD(P)-dependent oxidoreductase has protein sequence MKDSSPVAVVTGANGFVGSHLVDLLLSKNFKVKCITRKSSNLKWLSGKNVEIIDCGLFDKEGLVKVFKGANYIFHVAGVVKSKAPEGYFMGNVETTRTILEAALEVKDTLKKILVVSSQTACGPSLGGRLVNEESECNPITTYAKSKLEEEKLARSYMDRLPITICRAPAVYGERDTEILIFFRTFNNGLMTTIGMNDKSLSLIHAVDLVRGFYLAAVNENSACQTYFISSEKIYTWTEIGKVTSEVLGKNALKVKVPHFLVYTIAAIAQFFAMFSSKPATLNLEKARDLVQEAWTCDTSKAVNELGYHQEIPIKEGIKRTCDWYKEMKWL, from the coding sequence ATGAAAGACAGCAGCCCGGTTGCAGTGGTAACAGGAGCAAACGGTTTTGTGGGCAGCCACCTTGTGGATCTGCTTTTAAGCAAAAACTTTAAGGTCAAATGCATCACCAGAAAATCCAGCAACCTTAAATGGCTGAGCGGTAAAAACGTGGAAATTATAGATTGCGGACTCTTTGATAAAGAAGGCCTCGTGAAGGTCTTTAAGGGAGCTAATTACATTTTCCACGTTGCAGGAGTGGTCAAAAGCAAGGCTCCTGAAGGCTACTTTATGGGAAACGTGGAAACTACACGCACTATTCTTGAAGCAGCCCTGGAAGTTAAAGACACATTAAAGAAGATTTTGGTAGTCAGCAGCCAGACCGCCTGCGGCCCTTCATTGGGCGGCCGCCTGGTAAACGAAGAGTCTGAATGTAACCCTATTACAACTTACGCCAAAAGCAAGCTTGAAGAGGAAAAACTGGCTAGAAGCTATATGGACCGCCTGCCGATTACAATCTGCCGCGCTCCTGCTGTCTACGGCGAACGCGATACGGAAATACTTATCTTCTTCCGGACCTTCAATAATGGGCTCATGACTACAATAGGCATGAATGACAAATCCTTAAGCCTTATACATGCAGTGGACCTCGTAAGGGGCTTTTACCTGGCTGCAGTAAATGAAAATTCAGCCTGCCAGACCTATTTTATCAGTTCGGAGAAGATTTACACCTGGACTGAAATAGGCAAAGTTACCTCAGAGGTGCTGGGTAAAAATGCCCTCAAAGTTAAGGTCCCGCACTTTCTGGTCTACACAATTGCCGCAATTGCACAGTTCTTTGCAATGTTCAGCTCAAAGCCCGCAACCCTAAACCTCGAAAAGGCACGGGATCTCGTGCAGGAAGCCTGGACGTGTGACACCTCAAAAGCTGTGAACGAATTGGGCTACCATCAGGAGATACCAATAAAAGAGGGAATAAAAAGAACCTGCGACTGGTACAAGGAAATGAAGTGGCTCTAA
- a CDS encoding aminotransferase class I/II-fold pyridoxal phosphate-dependent enzyme, whose product MLDLFTKCFEFTKADEVKASGLYPYFREIEENEGPVVTMKGKKVIMAGSNNYLGLTAHPRVKEAAIKAVEKYGTGCSGSRYLTGTIDLHVEMEEKLAKFLGKEACLLFSTGYQTAQGIIPTLVQRGEYVVSDKDNHACIVAGNLMAKGATAEIVRYKHNDMKDLERVISKLPKEAGKLIVSDGVFSTGGEIVDLPTLNKIAKENNARILIDDAHSVGVIGKGGRGTANEFGLTDEIDMTMGTFSKTFASLGGFVVGDAKVINYIKHQSPALIFSASPTPASVASAIAALEILIEEPERVDRVVRNAAKVRKCLKEAGFNVIDNRTAIVPVVIGDDALCFQMGKMLFDDGVFVNVFISPGVPQGRQMMRTSYMSTHEDEHLDYIIDSMKRNGKKLGIID is encoded by the coding sequence ATTTTGGATCTATTTACGAAGTGTTTCGAATTTACCAAGGCAGATGAGGTTAAGGCATCGGGTCTTTATCCTTATTTCAGGGAAATTGAAGAAAACGAAGGACCTGTTGTAACGATGAAGGGGAAGAAAGTTATTATGGCAGGATCCAACAACTATCTTGGTCTTACAGCGCATCCAAGGGTAAAAGAAGCTGCAATAAAAGCTGTAGAAAAATATGGGACAGGGTGTTCCGGTTCACGTTATCTTACGGGCACGATCGATCTGCACGTTGAGATGGAAGAAAAACTCGCAAAGTTTCTTGGAAAGGAAGCATGCCTTCTTTTCTCGACCGGATACCAGACGGCCCAGGGAATTATTCCTACGCTCGTACAGCGCGGTGAATATGTAGTTTCAGATAAAGACAACCATGCATGCATTGTTGCAGGAAACCTCATGGCCAAAGGCGCCACGGCTGAAATTGTGCGCTACAAGCACAACGACATGAAGGATCTGGAAAGAGTAATATCAAAGCTCCCGAAAGAAGCCGGAAAGCTTATTGTTTCCGACGGCGTGTTCTCAACGGGCGGTGAAATTGTTGACCTCCCGACACTGAATAAGATAGCAAAGGAAAACAACGCAAGAATTTTAATTGACGACGCACACTCAGTAGGAGTAATAGGTAAAGGCGGAAGAGGTACGGCAAACGAGTTTGGCCTCACTGATGAAATTGACATGACAATGGGAACCTTCAGCAAGACTTTTGCTTCTTTAGGCGGTTTTGTCGTCGGCGATGCAAAGGTAATAAATTACATTAAGCATCAGTCCCCTGCTCTTATTTTCAGCGCCTCGCCAACACCGGCCAGCGTAGCATCTGCAATTGCTGCTTTGGAAATCTTAATAGAAGAGCCTGAAAGGGTTGACCGCGTTGTCAGAAACGCTGCCAAGGTAAGAAAATGCCTCAAAGAGGCGGGTTTTAACGTAATAGACAACAGAACTGCAATTGTTCCTGTTGTAATTGGCGACGACGCACTCTGCTTCCAGATGGGCAAGATGCTCTTCGACGACGGCGTATTTGTAAATGTGTTTATTTCACCCGGCGTTCCACAGGGAAGGCAGATGATGAGAACGAGCTACATGTCTACCCATGAAGACGAGCATCTCGATTACATCATCGATTCAATGAAACGTAACGGTAAGAAACTGGGAATTATCGACTAA